The following coding sequences lie in one Rhinolophus ferrumequinum isolate MPI-CBG mRhiFer1 chromosome 16, mRhiFer1_v1.p, whole genome shotgun sequence genomic window:
- the COMTD1 gene encoding catechol O-methyltransferase domain-containing protein 1 isoform X2 → MIQPIPRLSVPAALALGSAALGAAFATGLFLGRRCPPWRSRREKRLLPAEDSPLWQYLLSRSLREHPALRSLRLLTLEQPQGYSMMTCEQAQLLANLARLIKAKKALDLGTFTGYSALALSLALPPAGRVVTCEVNPGPPELGRPLWRQAEEDHKIDLRLKPALETLDELLAAGEAGTFDVAVVDADKENCTAYYERCLQLLRPGGVLAVLSVLWGGEVLQPQPRDPDAQCVRNLNERILRDARVHISLLPLGDGLTLAFKI, encoded by the exons ATGATCCAGCCCATACCCCGGCTCTCTGTGCCCGCCGCGCTGGCCCTGGGCTCGGCCGCTCTGGGCGCCGCCTTCGCTACCGGTCTCTTCCTGG GGAGACGGTGCCCTCCATGGCGATCTCGGCGAGAGAAGCGCCTACTGCCCGCTGAGGACAGCCCCTTGTGGCAGTATCTGCTGAGCCGCTCCCTGCGCGAGCATCCAGCGCTGCGGAGCCTGCGGCTG CTGACTCTGGAGCAGCCGCAGGGGTATTCCATGATGACCTGTGAGCAGGCCCAGCTTCTGGCCAACCTGGCGCGGCTCATTAAGGCCAAGAAGGCGCTGGACTTAG GAACTTTCACAGGCTACTCGGCCCTAGCATTGTCCCTGGCGCTGCCGCCAGCCGGTCGTGTGGTGACCTGCGAGGTGAACCCGGGGCCCCCGGAGCTAGGGCGGCCCCTGTGGAGGCAG GCTGAGGAGGACCACAAGATCGATCTTCGGTTGAAGCCCGCCCTGGAGACCCTGG ACGAGCTCCTGGCCGCGGGCGAGGCCGGCACCTTCGATGTGGCCGTGGTGGACGCCGACAAGGAGAACTGCACCGCCTACTACGAGCGGTGCCTGCAGCTGCTGCGACCGGGAGGCGTCCTCGCAGTCCTCAGT GTTCTCTGGGGAGGAGAGGTGTTGCAGCCTCAGCCGCGGGACCCAGATGCCCAGTGTGTGCGAAATCTGAATGAGCGCATCCTGCGGGATGCCAGGGTCCACATCAGCCTCCTGCCTTTGGGCGACGGCCTCACCTTAGCCTTTAAGATCTAA
- the COMTD1 gene encoding catechol O-methyltransferase domain-containing protein 1 isoform X1, with translation MIQPIPRLSVPAALALGSAALGAAFATGLFLGRRCPPWRSRREKRLLPAEDSPLWQYLLSRSLREHPALRSLRLLTLEQPQGYSMMTCEQAQLLANLARLIKAKKALDLGTFTGYSALALSLALPPAGRVVTCEVNPGPPELGRPLWRQAEEDHKIDLRLKPALETLGASSHRGLRTQPHLPLPPPQDELLAAGEAGTFDVAVVDADKENCTAYYERCLQLLRPGGVLAVLSVLWGGEVLQPQPRDPDAQCVRNLNERILRDARVHISLLPLGDGLTLAFKI, from the exons ATGATCCAGCCCATACCCCGGCTCTCTGTGCCCGCCGCGCTGGCCCTGGGCTCGGCCGCTCTGGGCGCCGCCTTCGCTACCGGTCTCTTCCTGG GGAGACGGTGCCCTCCATGGCGATCTCGGCGAGAGAAGCGCCTACTGCCCGCTGAGGACAGCCCCTTGTGGCAGTATCTGCTGAGCCGCTCCCTGCGCGAGCATCCAGCGCTGCGGAGCCTGCGGCTG CTGACTCTGGAGCAGCCGCAGGGGTATTCCATGATGACCTGTGAGCAGGCCCAGCTTCTGGCCAACCTGGCGCGGCTCATTAAGGCCAAGAAGGCGCTGGACTTAG GAACTTTCACAGGCTACTCGGCCCTAGCATTGTCCCTGGCGCTGCCGCCAGCCGGTCGTGTGGTGACCTGCGAGGTGAACCCGGGGCCCCCGGAGCTAGGGCGGCCCCTGTGGAGGCAG GCTGAGGAGGACCACAAGATCGATCTTCGGTTGAAGCCCGCCCTGGAGACCCTGG GGGCTTCCAGCCATCGTGGCCTGCGAACTCAGCCAcatctgcccctccctcccccgcaaGACGAGCTCCTGGCCGCGGGCGAGGCCGGCACCTTCGATGTGGCCGTGGTGGACGCCGACAAGGAGAACTGCACCGCCTACTACGAGCGGTGCCTGCAGCTGCTGCGACCGGGAGGCGTCCTCGCAGTCCTCAGT GTTCTCTGGGGAGGAGAGGTGTTGCAGCCTCAGCCGCGGGACCCAGATGCCCAGTGTGTGCGAAATCTGAATGAGCGCATCCTGCGGGATGCCAGGGTCCACATCAGCCTCCTGCCTTTGGGCGACGGCCTCACCTTAGCCTTTAAGATCTAA